The Ochotona princeps isolate mOchPri1 chromosome 1, mOchPri1.hap1, whole genome shotgun sequence genome has a segment encoding these proteins:
- the LOC101523893 gene encoding olfactory receptor 2J3-like: protein MIMEKTNASSENYFILLGFSHWPHLEVALFVLILIFYLMTLIGNLFIIILSYLDSQLHTPMYFFLSNLSFLDLCYTTSSIPQLLVNLWGPDKTISYAGCMTQLYFVLALGTTECVLLVVMSYDRYAAVCRPLHYTVIMHPRFCHLLAVVSWVSGFTDSALHSLFTLWVPLCGHRHVDHFFCEVPALLQLSCADTHLNELTLLVTSSVFVLIPLILIVISYGAIARAVLRMQSTTGLQKVFGTCGAHLVVVSLFFIPAMCIYLQPPTENSQVQGKFIALFYTVVTPSLNPLIYTLRNKDVRGAVKRLVGCQ from the coding sequence ATGATCATGGAAAAAACCAATGCAAGCTCTGAAAACTACTTCATTCTGCTGGGCTTTTCCCACTGGCCTCACCTGGAAGTAGCCCTCTTCGTGCTCATCTTGATATTCTACCTGATGACACTGATAGGCAACCTGTTCATCATCATCCTGTCGTACCTGGACTCCCAGCTGCACactcccatgtacttcttcctctccAACCTCTCTTTTCTGGATCTCTGCTATACCACCAGCTCCATCCCTCAGCTGCTGGTCAACCTCTGGGGCCCAGACAAGACCATCTCCTATGCTGGCTGCATGACTCAGCTCTACTTTGTGCTTGCACTGGGAACCACCGAGTGTGTCCTTCTGGTGGTGATGTCCTATGACCGTTATGCAGCTGTGTGTAGACCTTTGCATTACACTGTCATCATGCACCCTCGTTTCTGTCACCTGTTGGCTGTGGTTTCCTGGGTAAGTGGTTTTACCGACTCAGCCCTTCATTCCCTCTTTACGTTATGGGTGCCCCTGTGTGGACACCGCCATGTGGATCATTTCTTCTGTGAAGTCCCAGCATTGCTGCAATTATCCTGTGCAGACACACATTTGAATGAGCTGACCCTTCTGGTCACCAGCTCTGTTTTCGTTCTCATACCTCTCATCCTCATTGTCATCTCCTATGGTGCCATTGCCAGGGCTGTTTTGAGAATGCAGTCAACAACAGGACTTCAGAAAGTCTTTGGGACATGTGGCGCCCATCTTGTGGTTGTATCACTTTTTTTCATTCCAGCTATGTGCATATATCTCCAGCCACCAACAGAAAATTCTCAAGTTCAAGGCAAATTCATTGCCCTCTTTTACACAGTTGTCACACCTAGCCTTAACCCTCTAATCTACACCCTCAGAAACAAAGATGTGAGAGGGGCAGTAAAGAGACTAGTGGGATGTCAGTAG